CTCGGCGCCCGGCTCCGGGGACCGGATGCTCAACCCGCGGGCGAGCTGGTCGCCCTCGGGCAGCACGGCGGCGACGGCGGCAAGCGGCACGAGCACCGAGCCCGCCCCCGCCTCGGGTGAGCCCGCGATCCAGTCCCGTCCCGCGGTGTCGATCCGGAGCCGCACGGTGGCTCCGTCGATCAGCGCCACGCGCACGACCGCGCCGCCCCGCGACATGGCCATCAGGCGATCCCGGATGGTGAGCCGCCCCAGTCGCAGTCGCTCCTCCTCCGCGGCCAGGTCGAGTCGCTCCGCATCGAGTTCCTGCTCGAGCTGCCCCTCGAGGTCGGCGAACAGCTCATCCCAGCGCACACGGCGACGGTAGCCGTCGCCGCACGCCGGAGCGGACGGTTCTCCACAGGGCACTTGACCACCTCGACACGAGAAAGCGTCATATGCCAGAGTGTTCCCACCCCTCAGTCGGGGGGCAGACAGATCCGTCGAGGATGGTACGCATGACGGCGACAGGACGCGGAATGCCGGCCCTCGGAGCCACCGCGCGAGCGGTCGCGGCGCGTCTCGACGATGAGGAGCTCTTCGGGCCGCAGCCCGCGGCCACGCGCGAACTCCCCGACCCCGGCCCGCTGCTCGAGAACCTCGCACGCTGCGTCATCGAGATCATCGCGGGCGCGCGCGACCTCGAGCAGATCGCACGGTGGGTCGACGACTCCGTCTACAAATCGCTGCTCAAGCGCGTGGTGCTCTCGGCGCAGGCGCGCAACGCGACCGGCCGCGCGCCGCGGCGCCCCATGTTCACCCTCGGCGCGCCCGTGCTGTGCGAGCCGCGCGACGGCGTCGTGGAGGCGGTGATCGTCGTCCACGGGCGCGGGCGCACGCGTGCCGTCGCCATCCGGCTGGAGGGTCTCGATCGCCGTTGGCGGGCGACCGCGATCCACGTGCTCTA
The Protaetiibacter larvae DNA segment above includes these coding regions:
- a CDS encoding Rv3235 family protein, which codes for MTATGRGMPALGATARAVAARLDDEELFGPQPAATRELPDPGPLLENLARCVIEIIAGARDLEQIARWVDDSVYKSLLKRVVLSAQARNATGRAPRRPMFTLGAPVLCEPRDGVVEAVIVVHGRGRTRAVAIRLEGLDRRWRATAIHVL